A single Oncorhynchus tshawytscha isolate Ot180627B linkage group LG01, Otsh_v2.0, whole genome shotgun sequence DNA region contains:
- the LOC112253104 gene encoding L-threonine ammonia-lyase isoform X2, with amino-acid sequence MNFAAQFIYANYIRDGSPNRVGFSDSDENDPFWQSEAQRLGSTKQGCSTSSKTTCNKDAPVCNGVAGVRPTLIHPERLKDFGIEEECLNGEVKTKETKVMGAPEIQLMDPPKTNKKRVSESKAITPTKPEYLRFDDISAAAFKIQLRMQKTPCMYSRLSKQYGMEIFLKKEHLHYTGSVKERGVLYMLTSLSQEQQKKGVIVATDCSFSMAVAHHAVELRIPVFVIMPASCAQPHLRMYRDYGAMVISYGSTARDSLNHARHLAKENGYLYLEEDDSAVYLAGLGTVGMEIYEQVPKLDAVIVPAGGQCSLLVGTAAAIKHLNSRITVIGVEPEGFPLLLQSLKTGSPVTRELYSTPNKKLYGDLFEHSMGTHTFQLAKTFVDKVISVREEDSLVAMLRFQEFEHSTVDTEGAMGLAAILAGQLPELKGKRVAVVVSSANMELDLIRQCVDRALVLDDRVNKFTVQLGDFPGDMAKLLDTLAREDIKLLDVCHRRHNDRGDLFKALVECVVETRDKTQSTQLRRTLSERYPTLRWLDR; translated from the exons ATGAACTTTGCCGCCCAGTTCATCTACGCCAACTATATCAGAGATGGATCGCCTAACAGAGTGGGATTCAGCGATAGTGATGAGAATGACCCCTTCTGGCAGAG CGAGGCGCAGCGTCTTGGGTCAACTAAACAGGGCTGCTCCACCTCTTCCAAGACTACCTGCAACAAGGACGCCCCCGTTTGTAACGGGGTTGCGGGCGTGCGGCCCACCCTCATCCACCCAGAGCGCCTGAAGGACTTTGGTATTGAGGAGGAGTGCCTCAATGGGGAAGTTAAGACCAAGGAGACCAAGGTGATGGGGGCCCCTGAGATCCAGCTGATGGACCCGCCCAAGACTAACAAGAAGAGAGTCAGCGAGAGCAAAGCAATCACACCAACCAAGCCTGAATACCTCCGCTTCGATGACATCAGTGCTGCAGCCTTCAAAATCCAGTTGAGGATGCAGAAGACCCCCTGCATG TACTCCAGACTGTCCAAACAGTACGGCATGGAGATCTTCCTGAAGAAGGAACACCTCCACTACACAGGCTCAGTGAAGGAAAGAGGCGTTCTCTACATGCTCACCTCCCTCAGCCAG GAGCAGCAGAAGAAGGGGGTGATTGTGGCTACAGACTGTAGCTTCTCCATGGCCGTGGCCCACCATGCGGTGGAGTTGAGGATCCCAGTGTTTGTCATCATGCCAGCCAGCTGTGCCCAGCCCCACCTCAGGATGTACCGTGACTACGGCGCCATGGTAATCTCCTACGGCAGCACGGCCAGGGACTCCCTGAACCACGCCCGCCACCTGGCCAAGGAGAACGGATACCTTTACCTGGAAGA gGATGATAGTGCTGTGTACTTGGCAGGACTGGGCACAGTAGGCATGGAGATCTATGAGCAGGTGCCCAAACTAGATGCAGTCATTGTGCCCGCTGGTGGGCAGTGTAGTCTACTGGTTGGCACAGCAGCCGCCATCAAACACCTCAACTCGCGCATCACTGTCATA GGAGTTGAACCAGAAGGATTCCCGTTGCTACTACAGTCCCTCAAAACAGGCAGCCCGGTGACTAGAGAACTATACAGCACCCCAAACAAGAAGCTTTATGGAG ACCTATTTGAGCACTCAATGGGGACCCACACCTTCCAGCTGGCTAAGACATTTGTGGATAAAGTCATCTCTGTCAG AGAGGAGGACTCTCTGGTAGCCATGCTAAGGTTCCAGGAGTTTGAACACTCCACGGTGGACACAGAGGGAGCCATGGGACTGGCGGCCATCTTGGCTGGTCAACTACCAGAGCTGAAGGGCAAAAG GGTAGCTGTGGTGGTCAGCAGTGCTAACATGGAGTTGGACCTGATCAGACAGTGTGTTGACCGAGCCCTGGTTCTGGACGACAGGGTCAACAAGTTTACGGTGCAGTTGGGGGACTTTCCAGGGGACATGGCCAAGCTACTGGACACCCTGGCCCGAGAGGACATCAA gttGTTGGATGTTTGCCACCGTAGACACAATGACAGAGGCGATCTCTTCAAGGCCCTG GTGGAGTGTGTGGTGGAGACCAGAGATAAGACACAGAGCACTCAGCTCCGCAGGACACTGTCTGAGCGCTATCCCACACTACGCTGGCTGGACCGGTGA
- the LOC112253104 gene encoding L-threonine ammonia-lyase isoform X1, protein MNFAAQFIYANYIRDGSPNRVGFSDSDENDPFWQRWDSTDSSPIHCTPLDTEGFPTRALAVDVPPQHPKEPNTPTAASPVVTPAVAPSAPRVAPLPVLLHPCSAPLLSPQGQLTTPATTSSLHHLPSPRVRISTKSSRATSKPLPVPKSNAISNPCCPPPPPETAPPPPRASSPALPRSTVVAKAPLSHVPAPVIPSPDPGNRFLLPAFHVLICLLLRLVLSFILFFLPSEAQRLGSTKQGCSTSSKTTCNKDAPVCNGVAGVRPTLIHPERLKDFGIEEECLNGEVKTKETKVMGAPEIQLMDPPKTNKKRVSESKAITPTKPEYLRFDDISAAAFKIQLRMQKTPCMYSRLSKQYGMEIFLKKEHLHYTGSVKERGVLYMLTSLSQEQQKKGVIVATDCSFSMAVAHHAVELRIPVFVIMPASCAQPHLRMYRDYGAMVISYGSTARDSLNHARHLAKENGYLYLEEDDSAVYLAGLGTVGMEIYEQVPKLDAVIVPAGGQCSLLVGTAAAIKHLNSRITVIGVEPEGFPLLLQSLKTGSPVTRELYSTPNKKLYGDLFEHSMGTHTFQLAKTFVDKVISVREEDSLVAMLRFQEFEHSTVDTEGAMGLAAILAGQLPELKGKRVAVVVSSANMELDLIRQCVDRALVLDDRVNKFTVQLGDFPGDMAKLLDTLAREDIKLLDVCHRRHNDRGDLFKALVECVVETRDKTQSTQLRRTLSERYPTLRWLDR, encoded by the exons ATGAACTTTGCCGCCCAGTTCATCTACGCCAACTATATCAGAGATGGATCGCCTAACAGAGTGGGATTCAGCGATAGTGATGAGAATGACCCCTTCTGGCAGAGGTGGGACTCTACAGATTCATCACCCATCCACTGTACCCCATTAGACACAGAGGGATTTCCCACGCGAGCCCTGGCTGTAGACGTACCCCCCCAACACCCTAAGGAACCAAATACTCCCACTGCCGCTTCTCCTGTAGTGACTCCTGCTGTGGCTCCTTCTGCACCTCGTGTTGcacctcttcctgttctccttcATCCTTGTTctgcacctcttctctctccccaagGTCAACTAACCACACCAGCCACAACCTCCAGTCTCCACCATCTTCCTTCTCCTCGTGTAAGGATATCTACCAAGTCCTCTAGAGCCACCAGTAAACCCCTTCCAGTCCCCAAATCTAACGCCATCTCCAATCcctgttgtcctcctcctccacctgaaACAGCACCTCCACCACCTCGAGCttcctcccctgctctccccagGTCCACAGTAGTAGCCAAGGCCCCCCTTAGCCATGTCCCTGCCCCTGTGATACCCTCTCCAGACCCGGGGAACAGATTTCTCTTGCCAGCCTTCCACGTTCTGATATGCCTCCTCCTCCGCCTGGTTCTAtccttcatcctcttcttcctccccag CGAGGCGCAGCGTCTTGGGTCAACTAAACAGGGCTGCTCCACCTCTTCCAAGACTACCTGCAACAAGGACGCCCCCGTTTGTAACGGGGTTGCGGGCGTGCGGCCCACCCTCATCCACCCAGAGCGCCTGAAGGACTTTGGTATTGAGGAGGAGTGCCTCAATGGGGAAGTTAAGACCAAGGAGACCAAGGTGATGGGGGCCCCTGAGATCCAGCTGATGGACCCGCCCAAGACTAACAAGAAGAGAGTCAGCGAGAGCAAAGCAATCACACCAACCAAGCCTGAATACCTCCGCTTCGATGACATCAGTGCTGCAGCCTTCAAAATCCAGTTGAGGATGCAGAAGACCCCCTGCATG TACTCCAGACTGTCCAAACAGTACGGCATGGAGATCTTCCTGAAGAAGGAACACCTCCACTACACAGGCTCAGTGAAGGAAAGAGGCGTTCTCTACATGCTCACCTCCCTCAGCCAG GAGCAGCAGAAGAAGGGGGTGATTGTGGCTACAGACTGTAGCTTCTCCATGGCCGTGGCCCACCATGCGGTGGAGTTGAGGATCCCAGTGTTTGTCATCATGCCAGCCAGCTGTGCCCAGCCCCACCTCAGGATGTACCGTGACTACGGCGCCATGGTAATCTCCTACGGCAGCACGGCCAGGGACTCCCTGAACCACGCCCGCCACCTGGCCAAGGAGAACGGATACCTTTACCTGGAAGA gGATGATAGTGCTGTGTACTTGGCAGGACTGGGCACAGTAGGCATGGAGATCTATGAGCAGGTGCCCAAACTAGATGCAGTCATTGTGCCCGCTGGTGGGCAGTGTAGTCTACTGGTTGGCACAGCAGCCGCCATCAAACACCTCAACTCGCGCATCACTGTCATA GGAGTTGAACCAGAAGGATTCCCGTTGCTACTACAGTCCCTCAAAACAGGCAGCCCGGTGACTAGAGAACTATACAGCACCCCAAACAAGAAGCTTTATGGAG ACCTATTTGAGCACTCAATGGGGACCCACACCTTCCAGCTGGCTAAGACATTTGTGGATAAAGTCATCTCTGTCAG AGAGGAGGACTCTCTGGTAGCCATGCTAAGGTTCCAGGAGTTTGAACACTCCACGGTGGACACAGAGGGAGCCATGGGACTGGCGGCCATCTTGGCTGGTCAACTACCAGAGCTGAAGGGCAAAAG GGTAGCTGTGGTGGTCAGCAGTGCTAACATGGAGTTGGACCTGATCAGACAGTGTGTTGACCGAGCCCTGGTTCTGGACGACAGGGTCAACAAGTTTACGGTGCAGTTGGGGGACTTTCCAGGGGACATGGCCAAGCTACTGGACACCCTGGCCCGAGAGGACATCAA gttGTTGGATGTTTGCCACCGTAGACACAATGACAGAGGCGATCTCTTCAAGGCCCTG GTGGAGTGTGTGGTGGAGACCAGAGATAAGACACAGAGCACTCAGCTCCGCAGGACACTGTCTGAGCGCTATCCCACACTACGCTGGCTGGACCGGTGA
- the LOC112253096 gene encoding uncharacterized protein LOC112253096 isoform X1 has product MKIYNGTQAVDRDSRQKYTVHSQAEGEFENFAVLGPESELQPRAVRSSACQDHSTLHDRLDVVEKRVEDTVQKLEDELAVLLDAIEAPEWSPLLETAGKPVVDILDGQGLGEGGDS; this is encoded by the exons ATGAAGATTTATAATGGAACTCAAGCTGTGGATAGAGATAGTAGACAAAAATACACTGTGCATTCTCAGGCCGAGGGAGAATTTGAGAATTTTGCTGTGCTGG GACCTGAGTCTGAGCTCCAACCCAGAGCTGTGCGGTCGAGTGCCTGTCAGGACCACAGTACTCTTCATGACAGACTGGatgtagtggagaag CGTGTAGAGGACACAGTCCAGAAGCTGGAGGATGAGCTGGCTGTGCTCCTGGATGCCATAGAGGCCCCTGAGTGGAGCCCCCTGCTGGAAACTGCTGGAAAACCTGTGGTGGACATCCTGGAtggccagggactgggagaaggTGGCGACtcctga
- the LOC112253096 gene encoding placenta-specific protein 9 isoform X2 — translation MTRPTTISLGLLLLLIGHTAAGPESELQPRAVRSSACQDHSTLHDRLDVVEKRVEDTVQKLEDELAVLLDAIEAPEWSPLLETAGKPVVDILDGQGLGEGGDS, via the exons atGACCCGCCCCACCACCATCTCACTTGGACTTCTGCTCCTCCTCATTGGCCACACAGCAGCAG GACCTGAGTCTGAGCTCCAACCCAGAGCTGTGCGGTCGAGTGCCTGTCAGGACCACAGTACTCTTCATGACAGACTGGatgtagtggagaag CGTGTAGAGGACACAGTCCAGAAGCTGGAGGATGAGCTGGCTGTGCTCCTGGATGCCATAGAGGCCCCTGAGTGGAGCCCCCTGCTGGAAACTGCTGGAAAACCTGTGGTGGACATCCTGGAtggccagggactgggagaaggTGGCGACtcctga